One window of the Bubalus bubalis isolate 160015118507 breed Murrah chromosome 8, NDDB_SH_1, whole genome shotgun sequence genome contains the following:
- the TAS2R5 gene encoding LOW QUALITY PROTEIN: taste receptor type 2 member 5 (The sequence of the model RefSeq protein was modified relative to this genomic sequence to represent the inferred CDS: inserted 2 bases in 1 codon; substituted 1 base at 1 genomic stop codon) translates to MPSSILGLLMLEAVVESLIGLIGNGVLVVWSFGECLRTFRASLYNLIVLGLVVCWLLLQWLIMVDSSLFLLFQSSHWLHWLSVFRVLVSQASLWFASFLSVFYCRKIMTVEHPVSLWLKQKACYLSCWCFLVYFMIHLLLIVRGSLDFSSPSQGNSSILFPILNWHYICILQLNTESMMPFTMFPISSGLLXVSLXRHYRKMKVHTAGRRDAQAKAHITVLKSLGCFLVLYMVYILASPFSISSKTFPADLFTLFISETLMAAYPFLHSVILIMGNPRMKQACQRILWKTVCV, encoded by the exons atgccctcttctatcCTAGGACTGCTGATGCTGGAGGCAGTAGTTGAATCTCTCATTGGCCTCATTGGAAATGGAGTTCTTGTGGTCTGGAGTTTCGGAGAATGTCTCCGAACGTTCAGGGCATCCTTGTATAACCTCATTGTCCTGGGCCTGGTGGTCTGTTGGTTGCTTTTACAATGGTTGATTATGGTGGACTCAAGTCTGTTCCTGCTTTTCCAGAGCAGCCATTGGCTTCATTGGCTCAGTGTCTTCAGGGTTCTGGTAAGCCAGGCCAGCCTGTGGTTTGCGAGTTTTCTCAGTGTCTTCTACTGTAGGAAGATCATGACCGTTGAACACCCTGTCTCTCTATGGCTGAAGCAGAAGGCCTGTTACCTGAGTTGCTGGTGCTTTCTGGTGTACTTCATGATCCATTTGTTACTTATAGTCAGGGGTAGCTTAGACTTCTCCAGTCCTTCCCAAGGAAACAGCAGCATCTTATTCCCCATTTTAAACTggcactatatatgtatattacagcTCAATACAGAAAGTATGATGCCTTTCACTATGTTTCCTATTTCCTCTGGGCTGCT TGTCTCTTTGTAGAGACACTACAGGAAGATGAAGGTCCATACAGCTGGCAGAAGAGATGCTCAGGCCAAGGCTCATATCACTGTCCTGAAGTCCTTGGGCTGTTTCCTTGTACTTTACATGGTCTACATCCTGGCCAGCCCCTTCTCCATCAGCTCCAAGACTTTTCCTGCAGATCTCTTCACTCTCTTCATCTCTGAGACACTCATGGCCGCCTACCCTTTTCTTCATTCTGTCATACTGATCATGGGGAACCCCAGGATGAAGCAGGCATGTCAGAGAATCCTGTGGAAGACTGTATGTGTTTGA